The following proteins come from a genomic window of Gimesia chilikensis:
- a CDS encoding quinol:cytochrome C oxidoreductase gives MQTSHDADKKITVQTLDELGPLPLKIALGCSVLLPVAFVLGLVFNHGWDLFAFSYLQSTFFCLSISLGALFFVMIQQLTRAGWSVVLRRISEFLSLGVIPMAVLVLPIVLLSLTGNDTLYKWASAENVAQDTLLQHKAPYLNNGFFAIRYVIYFASWIFLARFFLNKSLAQDESGDPELTLLMERRSGPAILLYAFTLTFAAFDFIMSLDAHWFSTIFGVYYFAAGLVGFFSVLAISLVFLRSKGLLNELVTVEHLHDVGKLLFAFNCFWAYIAISQYLLIWYANIPEETTFFLPRQTNGWGTVSLMLVIGHFAIPFVFFMSRWMKRNPKTLCFWAVYLLIMNWVDIFWLVMPNLAFDGMDPAVSFPMILINVCCTIGVGGIFVATILKLSAGKSIMPVRDPRLEESLEFHNI, from the coding sequence ATGCAAACCTCACACGACGCTGACAAAAAGATTACTGTGCAAACCCTGGATGAACTGGGGCCGCTTCCATTGAAGATCGCTCTGGGCTGCTCGGTCCTGCTGCCGGTAGCGTTCGTACTGGGGCTGGTCTTCAATCACGGTTGGGATCTGTTTGCCTTCTCTTATCTGCAGAGCACATTCTTTTGCCTGAGTATTTCTCTGGGCGCGCTGTTCTTCGTGATGATTCAGCAGCTGACCCGTGCCGGCTGGAGTGTGGTCCTGCGGCGTATTTCGGAATTTCTCTCCCTGGGTGTGATTCCGATGGCTGTCCTCGTACTGCCGATCGTGCTGCTGTCCCTGACGGGCAACGATACACTCTACAAGTGGGCCAGCGCGGAGAACGTGGCTCAAGATACTCTACTGCAGCACAAAGCGCCTTACCTGAATAACGGCTTCTTTGCGATTCGCTACGTTATCTACTTTGCTTCCTGGATTTTTCTGGCCCGGTTCTTCCTGAACAAATCACTGGCACAGGATGAGTCTGGTGATCCGGAACTGACGCTGCTCATGGAGCGTCGTAGTGGTCCCGCAATCCTGCTGTATGCGTTCACGCTGACCTTTGCCGCCTTCGACTTCATCATGTCGTTGGACGCTCACTGGTTCAGTACGATCTTCGGCGTCTACTACTTCGCCGCTGGTCTGGTCGGATTCTTCAGTGTGCTGGCCATCAGCCTGGTCTTCCTGCGTAGCAAAGGATTGCTCAACGAACTTGTGACCGTCGAACACCTGCACGATGTTGGTAAGCTGCTGTTTGCCTTCAACTGCTTCTGGGCTTACATCGCGATTTCCCAGTACCTGTTGATCTGGTATGCGAATATTCCTGAAGAAACCACCTTCTTCCTGCCCCGTCAGACAAATGGCTGGGGAACAGTATCACTGATGCTGGTCATCGGACACTTTGCGATTCCTTTTGTCTTCTTCATGTCACGCTGGATGAAGCGGAACCCTAAGACACTCTGTTTCTGGGCCGTTTACCTGCTGATCATGAACTGGGTTGATATCTTCTGGCTCGTGATGCCTAACCTGGCCTTTGATGGCATGGATCCGGCAGTCTCGTTCCCAATGATCCTGATCAACGTCTGTTGTACAATTGGAGTCGGCGGAATCTTTGTGGCGACCATTCTGAAGCTGTCCGCTGGCAAATCAATCATGCCGGTTCGTGACCCGCGTCTGGAAGAATCGCTCGAGTTTCATAACATTTAA
- a CDS encoding quinol:electron acceptor oxidoreductase subunit ActD, with protein sequence MSMNKEIMATTIEHPAENKVEPELLGLLAEFNDPESLMEASRKVRDAGYNRWDTHTPFPVHGIDEAMGIKYTILPWIVAACGLTGGTIAISMQYWMNAVDYPFLISGKPLFSIPACIPIMFELSVLLAAFGAFFGMLGLNQLPKLYNPIFKSDAFRRATNDRFFLSMDASDPKFSEIDTGEFVKSLNPNHVEEFWSDVESPKLPRNLKLGLSLFGVLMLMPIALVAYKRSTVTDNPRIHIIPDMDFQPKLKTQNTTNIFGDGREMRPHIPGTIPRGQYKDDNIPFYYGLKVLPEDQDVITIAAQDEAKADEEKPAEAKPAEGANADAQAAAEDKLANLPWVTEFPMPVTDKMMARGKERYRIYCSVCHGLGGEGDGLVTLRAMDLQQGTWVRPASYHTDNVRKQPVGRLFHTITNGVRKMPAYGPQIPPEDRWAIVLYLKALQKSHQVDADTLTNDEKRKLRDTK encoded by the coding sequence ATGAGTATGAATAAAGAAATTATGGCGACCACGATCGAACATCCAGCTGAGAACAAAGTAGAACCCGAACTCCTGGGGTTGCTGGCCGAGTTCAATGATCCGGAATCCCTGATGGAAGCATCCCGGAAGGTGCGCGATGCCGGCTACAATCGCTGGGATACCCATACCCCGTTTCCGGTTCACGGGATCGATGAAGCCATGGGCATCAAATACACGATTCTGCCCTGGATTGTGGCTGCCTGTGGTCTGACCGGCGGTACCATCGCGATCAGCATGCAGTACTGGATGAACGCCGTTGATTACCCGTTCCTGATCAGTGGTAAGCCGCTCTTCAGTATTCCGGCCTGTATTCCGATCATGTTCGAACTCTCGGTGCTGCTGGCTGCCTTCGGCGCCTTCTTCGGTATGCTCGGCCTGAACCAGCTGCCCAAACTCTACAACCCGATTTTCAAATCGGATGCCTTTCGTCGTGCAACCAACGACCGCTTCTTCCTGAGTATGGATGCCAGCGATCCCAAGTTCTCCGAAATCGATACCGGGGAATTCGTGAAGTCGCTCAATCCTAACCATGTGGAAGAGTTCTGGTCGGATGTCGAGTCACCCAAACTGCCGCGGAACCTGAAATTGGGCTTGAGCCTGTTTGGCGTCCTGATGCTGATGCCGATCGCCCTGGTTGCTTACAAACGGTCCACCGTGACCGATAATCCGCGGATCCACATCATCCCCGATATGGACTTCCAGCCCAAACTGAAAACACAGAACACCACGAATATCTTCGGCGACGGTCGTGAAATGCGTCCGCATATCCCCGGTACGATTCCCCGTGGTCAGTATAAAGATGACAATATTCCCTTCTACTACGGTCTGAAAGTTCTGCCGGAAGATCAGGATGTGATTACGATCGCCGCCCAGGACGAAGCGAAAGCCGATGAAGAGAAACCGGCTGAAGCAAAACCAGCAGAAGGTGCCAACGCTGATGCCCAGGCGGCAGCAGAAGACAAACTGGCTAACCTGCCCTGGGTTACCGAGTTTCCCATGCCCGTCACCGATAAGATGATGGCTCGGGGTAAAGAACGCTACCGGATTTACTGTTCTGTATGTCACGGTCTGGGTGGGGAAGGTGATGGTCTGGTCACCCTGCGAGCCATGGATCTGCAGCAGGGAACCTGGGTACGCCCGGCTTCCTACCATACCGACAACGTTCGTAAGCAGCCTGTGGGACGCCTGTTCCACACGATCACCAACGGTGTTCGCAAGATGCCTGCCTACGGGCCGCAGATTCCGCCGGAAGATCGCTGGGCGATTGTGCTCTATCTGAAGGCCCTGCAGAAGAGCCATCAGGTCGACGCAGATACCCTGACAAATGATGAAAAACGAAAACTTCGGGACACCAAATAA
- the nrfD gene encoding NrfD/PsrC family molybdoenzyme membrane anchor subunit, with protein sequence MASVASEPIDTTTEVPGKRTPLVTGAHDYGTITDAVCRLAECKAPLSWYVALAASASLMGMLFGLVGYLIITGVGVWGNRSPVFWGWPIVNFVFWVGIGHAGTLISAILFLFRQDWRTGINRAAEAMTIFAVVCAGLFPGIHIGRVWLAYWLFPIPNQMAMWPNFRSPLLWDVFAVSTYATVSLLFWYMGMIPDLATLRDRAKNKIAQFGYGLFSLGWNGSSRHWHRYERAYLLLAALATPLVLSVHTIVSFDFAVSQLPGWHTTIFPPYFVAGAVFSGFAMVLTLMIPVRSICGIKDLLTDRHLENMTKVIIATGTMVGYAYAMEFFIAWYGGNRYETFAFINRAFGPYAWAYWIMVSCNVISPQLFWIKKIRTTPWMIFVVCIFVNIGMWFERFVITVTSLSRDFLPSSWGYFKPTIVDVLMLIGSFGLFMTLFLLFCKFLPMVAMAEVKSVYHEPHGHGDYQPEIKD encoded by the coding sequence ATGGCTTCAGTAGCATCCGAGCCAATTGACACAACAACGGAAGTTCCCGGCAAACGTACTCCGCTCGTCACCGGTGCACATGATTACGGAACCATCACGGATGCCGTTTGTCGGCTGGCCGAGTGTAAAGCTCCCCTCAGCTGGTACGTGGCACTGGCCGCTTCCGCCTCGCTGATGGGTATGCTGTTTGGTCTGGTGGGATATCTGATCATCACCGGTGTTGGTGTCTGGGGTAACCGCAGTCCTGTCTTCTGGGGCTGGCCGATCGTGAACTTCGTGTTCTGGGTCGGTATCGGTCACGCTGGTACGCTGATTTCCGCGATTCTGTTCCTGTTCCGACAGGACTGGCGTACCGGGATTAACCGTGCTGCCGAAGCGATGACGATTTTCGCTGTGGTCTGTGCGGGTCTGTTCCCCGGGATTCACATCGGTCGTGTCTGGCTGGCTTACTGGCTCTTCCCGATTCCGAACCAGATGGCCATGTGGCCGAACTTCCGCAGCCCGCTGCTGTGGGACGTGTTCGCGGTTTCTACTTACGCTACCGTGTCTCTGCTGTTCTGGTACATGGGTATGATCCCCGACCTGGCCACCCTGCGTGACCGGGCCAAGAATAAAATTGCTCAGTTCGGTTACGGGCTGTTTTCTCTCGGCTGGAACGGTTCTTCCCGTCACTGGCACCGCTACGAGCGGGCTTACCTGCTCCTGGCTGCCCTCGCAACTCCGCTGGTGCTCAGTGTGCATACCATCGTGAGTTTCGACTTTGCCGTGTCACAGCTCCCCGGTTGGCATACCACGATCTTCCCGCCTTACTTCGTCGCGGGTGCGGTCTTCAGTGGTTTCGCCATGGTACTGACGCTTATGATTCCCGTGCGATCCATCTGCGGGATTAAAGACCTGCTGACCGACCGTCACCTGGAAAACATGACCAAGGTGATCATCGCCACCGGAACTATGGTCGGTTATGCCTATGCGATGGAGTTCTTCATCGCCTGGTACGGCGGTAACCGCTATGAAACATTCGCCTTCATCAACCGTGCCTTCGGTCCCTACGCCTGGGCTTACTGGATCATGGTTTCCTGTAACGTAATCAGCCCGCAGCTGTTCTGGATCAAGAAGATCCGCACAACGCCGTGGATGATTTTTGTGGTCTGTATTTTTGTGAATATCGGTATGTGGTTCGAACGTTTCGTGATTACCGTCACCTCGCTGAGCCGCGACTTCCTGCCTTCCAGCTGGGGTTACTTCAAACCGACTATTGTTGACGTGTTAATGTTGATCGGAAGTTTCGGTCTGTTCATGACGCTGTTCCTGCTCTTCTGTAAATTCCTGCCGATGGTAGCGATGGCAGAAGTCAAAAGTGTTTATCATGAACCCCACGGTCATGGCGATTATCAGCCAGAGATCAAAGACTAG
- a CDS encoding TAT-variant-translocated molybdopterin oxidoreductase — protein sequence MDKKYWRSLGELHSTPEFEEILHREFPVAASEYPEGVSRRRWMQIMGASVALASVSGCRWEDEKISPSVSRPEGMIPGEPQKYATFVELGGQAQSLLVTSYDGRPIKVEGNPDSAQNRGSSTAQAQSETLSLYDPDRAVGVIERQDGNRYVRDWQAFLTYSDKVLGQARENGGARLRVLADLSTSVTRKGLQDKFAAMYPQARWFDYGAGNRDNAYAGARLAFGEAVRPHFDLKKANIIVCLDEDLLSEHPAGMLHTREWAARRDPAAGPMNRLYVVESRYTTTGVAADHRLPTRSVDLGAFLSKLESQVQARVDGKKPEAASEEYADKVLAAMAEDLVANQGSSLIAIGENQPAELHARVHKLNEQLGNVGETVKYTQEPLATELPSVEALRTLTEEMQSGAVETLVILGGNPAYNAPGDIDFVSALSKVPNAIHLGEYEDETSLLCHWHLPKTHPFEQWGDSRAYDGTLCVGQPLIEPLHDGKSEVELLAILCGDKHPVALDLVKEAVKGSLDSMAVNASWRRSVHDGFVKGTSLPAVSPKVKDLPAAKAVETSDEDLELVFYLSPKLYDGRFANSGWLQETPDSLSKITWDNAALIAPKTADDLGVKFGSVVKLILDGKSLELPVYVMPGQAPNSVAVALGYGRTAAGLVGGDVARDVKPVGENVAALQAKGAMNFKTGLKVEDTGKEYELAVTQDHHAIDTVGGNEVLGRVGQLVREGALNEWEADPGFAEHRTHHPPLKSPWEELSYDGHAWGMSIDLSKCVGCNACTVACQAENNVPVVGREQVINSREMHWMRIDRYFTGEDVNNPGVATQPMLCQQCELAPCEQVCPVAATVHTDEGLNDMVYNRCVGTRYCANNCPYKVRRFNYFNFNKVYEEPRGKLQALVLNPEVTVRHRGVMEKCTYCVQRIKAVQIEAKNEQRPIKDGEIVTACQQACSAKAIEFGDLNNENSRVAKAHANPRTYTALSELNIKPRTSYMARISNPHPSLAPPVPESHGHGHGEQHAEADGHGDHKHDEKHEKSEKH from the coding sequence GTGGATAAAAAGTATTGGCGAAGTCTGGGTGAGTTGCATTCCACACCGGAATTTGAAGAGATATTGCATCGCGAGTTTCCCGTGGCCGCTTCGGAGTATCCGGAAGGTGTTTCGCGGCGTCGCTGGATGCAGATCATGGGTGCCTCCGTTGCTCTGGCCAGTGTGTCAGGGTGTCGCTGGGAAGATGAGAAGATTTCACCGAGCGTGTCTCGTCCCGAGGGGATGATTCCCGGTGAACCTCAGAAATACGCGACCTTTGTTGAGCTGGGTGGGCAGGCTCAAAGTCTGCTGGTTACCAGCTACGACGGGCGTCCGATCAAAGTCGAAGGGAATCCCGATTCGGCTCAGAACCGTGGTTCTTCCACGGCACAGGCGCAGTCAGAAACTCTGTCCCTGTACGATCCCGACCGTGCGGTCGGCGTGATTGAGCGTCAGGATGGAAATCGCTATGTCCGTGACTGGCAGGCGTTTCTGACATACTCAGATAAAGTGCTGGGTCAGGCACGCGAGAACGGTGGGGCCAGGCTGCGAGTGCTCGCCGATCTCAGTACTTCTGTAACCCGAAAGGGGTTGCAGGACAAATTCGCAGCCATGTATCCCCAGGCACGCTGGTTCGATTACGGAGCCGGTAACCGGGATAATGCTTACGCCGGTGCCCGTCTGGCGTTCGGCGAAGCTGTTCGACCGCACTTCGATCTGAAGAAGGCGAACATCATTGTCTGTCTGGATGAAGATCTGCTGTCAGAGCATCCCGCCGGTATGCTGCACACTCGCGAGTGGGCCGCCCGTCGTGATCCCGCCGCTGGTCCGATGAATCGACTGTACGTGGTTGAAAGCCGTTACACCACAACTGGTGTGGCTGCCGACCATCGTCTCCCAACTCGTTCGGTCGATCTGGGGGCGTTTCTGTCGAAGCTGGAATCTCAGGTTCAGGCACGTGTCGATGGGAAGAAGCCGGAAGCAGCCAGCGAAGAATACGCTGACAAAGTTCTCGCTGCGATGGCGGAAGACCTGGTGGCCAATCAGGGTTCCAGCCTGATCGCGATCGGCGAGAATCAGCCTGCGGAGTTGCACGCCCGCGTCCATAAGCTGAATGAGCAGTTGGGCAACGTCGGCGAGACGGTCAAGTACACGCAGGAGCCGCTGGCAACGGAACTTCCTTCTGTTGAAGCACTGCGGACATTGACCGAAGAAATGCAGTCTGGTGCCGTCGAAACCCTGGTCATTCTGGGCGGAAACCCCGCTTACAATGCTCCTGGCGACATCGACTTTGTCTCTGCTCTCTCCAAGGTGCCGAATGCGATTCACCTGGGTGAGTATGAAGATGAAACTTCACTGCTCTGTCACTGGCACCTGCCCAAAACGCATCCGTTTGAACAGTGGGGTGATTCCCGTGCTTACGACGGAACTCTGTGCGTGGGGCAGCCGCTGATTGAGCCTCTGCACGACGGAAAGTCAGAAGTCGAACTGCTGGCGATTCTGTGTGGCGACAAACATCCGGTCGCTCTGGATCTGGTGAAAGAAGCCGTTAAGGGTTCACTGGATTCCATGGCAGTTAACGCTTCCTGGCGTCGCTCGGTGCACGATGGTTTCGTGAAAGGCACATCGCTGCCTGCAGTCTCTCCCAAAGTGAAAGATCTGCCTGCTGCCAAGGCTGTTGAAACTTCCGACGAAGATCTGGAACTGGTCTTTTATCTCAGCCCGAAACTGTATGACGGTCGCTTCGCCAATAGTGGCTGGTTGCAGGAAACTCCCGACAGCCTGAGCAAGATTACCTGGGACAACGCAGCCCTGATTGCTCCGAAGACCGCCGATGATCTGGGCGTCAAATTCGGTTCTGTCGTCAAGCTGATCCTGGATGGAAAGTCTCTGGAACTGCCCGTTTACGTGATGCCCGGTCAGGCTCCGAATTCGGTTGCCGTCGCTCTGGGCTATGGTCGTACCGCCGCCGGTCTGGTTGGGGGAGATGTCGCTCGCGATGTGAAACCGGTTGGTGAAAACGTCGCTGCCCTGCAGGCGAAGGGAGCGATGAACTTCAAGACCGGCCTGAAAGTTGAAGACACCGGTAAGGAGTATGAGCTCGCTGTCACCCAGGATCACCATGCCATCGACACCGTTGGCGGCAACGAAGTCCTGGGCCGCGTCGGTCAGCTGGTCCGGGAAGGGGCTCTGAACGAGTGGGAAGCAGATCCTGGCTTCGCTGAACATCGGACACACCATCCGCCTCTCAAGTCACCCTGGGAAGAACTGTCATACGACGGTCATGCCTGGGGGATGTCGATCGACCTCTCCAAGTGCGTGGGCTGTAATGCCTGTACCGTCGCCTGTCAGGCAGAGAACAACGTTCCGGTTGTCGGTCGCGAACAGGTTATCAACAGCCGCGAAATGCACTGGATGCGAATCGATCGCTACTTCACCGGTGAAGACGTCAATAACCCCGGTGTGGCGACTCAGCCGATGCTCTGTCAGCAGTGCGAACTGGCACCCTGTGAGCAGGTTTGCCCGGTCGCTGCGACCGTGCACACCGACGAAGGTCTGAACGACATGGTTTACAACCGCTGTGTCGGTACCCGTTATTGTGCGAACAACTGTCCTTACAAAGTACGTCGCTTCAATTACTTCAACTTCAACAAGGTTTACGAAGAGCCACGCGGCAAGCTGCAGGCCCTGGTACTGAATCCCGAAGTCACGGTACGTCATCGTGGTGTGATGGAGAAATGTACTTATTGTGTGCAGCGAATCAAAGCCGTTCAGATCGAAGCCAAGAACGAACAGCGGCCTATCAAGGATGGCGAAATCGTCACCGCTTGCCAGCAGGCCTGTTCTGCAAAGGCGATTGAGTTTGGCGACCTGAATAACGAAAACAGCCGCGTTGCCAAGGCCCATGCAAATCCACGGACCTACACGGCACTCTCGGAACTGAATATCAAACCTCGTACTTCTTACATGGCCCGGATTTCGAATCCACATCCATCACTGGCGCCTCCGGTTCCAGAATCTCATGGTCACGGTCATGGCGAACAGCATGCTGAAGCCGACGGTCACGGCGATCATAAGCATGATGAGAAGCACGAAAAGAGTGAGAAACATTAA
- a CDS encoding cytochrome c3 family protein, which produces MDRFLFPKWTNTIVPVLGALGAIGVLYVVGMVAFGASPETTDVGYQPEQPLPFSHALHAGKLKLDCRYCHNTVEVAGHAAVPPTATCLNCHSGADANGVVNTVAIHSTSPKLAPIRESQATGKSMQWRRVHDLPDYVYFNHSAHVRRGVSCVSCHGRVDKMEKVTQVKPLSMGWCLECHRHPEPNLRPPELVTKLDWKPEGDPEEVGAKIRKELNLNPSTNCSTCHR; this is translated from the coding sequence ATGGATCGTTTTCTGTTTCCAAAATGGACAAATACGATTGTACCAGTGCTAGGTGCACTGGGGGCGATTGGAGTCCTGTATGTCGTTGGTATGGTTGCATTTGGGGCGAGTCCGGAGACGACGGACGTCGGTTATCAGCCCGAGCAGCCACTCCCCTTCAGTCATGCTCTGCACGCAGGTAAGCTGAAATTGGACTGCCGCTACTGTCACAACACAGTTGAAGTTGCCGGCCACGCTGCTGTGCCTCCCACCGCGACCTGTCTGAACTGCCACTCTGGTGCAGACGCCAACGGGGTAGTCAACACTGTTGCCATCCACTCGACCAGCCCCAAGCTGGCTCCCATCCGGGAAAGCCAGGCGACCGGGAAGTCGATGCAGTGGCGTCGTGTGCATGACCTGCCGGACTACGTGTACTTCAATCATAGTGCTCACGTTCGTCGTGGTGTGAGCTGTGTTTCCTGCCATGGTCGCGTTGACAAAATGGAAAAGGTCACACAGGTTAAGCCGTTGAGCATGGGCTGGTGTCTGGAGTGTCATCGGCACCCTGAACCGAATCTGCGTCCACCTGAGCTGGTAACGAAGCTCGACTGGAAACCCGAAGGGGATCCGGAAGAAGTGGGTGCAAAGATTCGGAAAGAATTGAATTTGAATCCTTCTACTAATTGTTCTACGTGTCACCGCTAA
- a CDS encoding Gfo/Idh/MocA family protein, whose amino-acid sequence MSNRIRWGILSTAKIGTVQVIPAMQQGEYCEISAIASRTLDQAEQTAAELGIPRAYGSYEELLADPDIDAIYNPLPNHLHVPWSIKAIEAGKHVLCEKPIGLSSSEGQQLVDCAAAHPELKVMEAFMYRHHPQWQLARKLVTDGTIGELRTIQSFFSYFNDDPQNIRNQSEIGGGGLMDIGCYPISLSRFIFGEEPQRVSGIVEYDSELGTDRLASATLDFGRGTSTFTCSTQLNPYQRVHIHGTQGRVEIEIPFNAPIDRPCRVWHQTGADIAEVKLDLCNQYSIQGDLFSLAILNNTAVPTPLTDAVANMKVIEAIVESNRSGAWVKP is encoded by the coding sequence ATGAGTAATCGCATTCGCTGGGGCATCTTAAGCACCGCAAAAATCGGCACCGTACAGGTCATTCCCGCCATGCAGCAGGGAGAATATTGTGAGATCAGCGCGATCGCTTCCCGCACGCTCGACCAGGCCGAGCAGACTGCCGCAGAGCTGGGAATTCCCCGTGCGTACGGTTCTTACGAAGAACTGCTGGCCGACCCGGACATTGATGCGATCTACAATCCCCTGCCCAATCATCTGCATGTCCCCTGGTCCATCAAGGCCATCGAAGCGGGCAAACATGTGTTGTGCGAGAAACCAATCGGGCTCTCCTCCAGCGAGGGCCAGCAACTGGTTGACTGCGCTGCAGCGCATCCCGAACTGAAAGTGATGGAAGCCTTCATGTATCGCCACCACCCCCAGTGGCAGCTGGCCAGGAAGCTGGTAACAGACGGCACGATCGGGGAACTGCGTACGATTCAGTCATTTTTCTCTTACTTCAATGACGATCCGCAGAATATTCGTAACCAGAGTGAAATCGGTGGTGGCGGTCTGATGGACATCGGCTGCTATCCCATCTCACTCTCACGATTTATCTTTGGCGAGGAACCGCAGCGCGTCTCAGGAATCGTCGAATACGACAGTGAGTTGGGAACCGATCGCCTGGCCTCGGCCACTTTAGACTTTGGCAGAGGAACCTCCACCTTCACCTGCTCGACTCAGCTCAATCCCTATCAGCGAGTGCACATTCATGGCACACAGGGACGAGTGGAGATTGAAATTCCCTTCAATGCACCGATCGACCGCCCCTGTCGTGTCTGGCACCAGACCGGTGCTGATATCGCCGAGGTCAAACTGGATCTGTGCAATCAATACAGTATCCAGGGCGACCTGTTCTCACTGGCCATTCTCAACAACACCGCGGTGCCCACGCCACTTACCGATGCTGTCGCCAACATGAAAGTGATCGAGGCGATTGTTGAGAGCAACCGCAGCGGCGCCTGGGTAAAACCCTGA
- the infC gene encoding translation initiation factor IF-3: MIRYKEKQAIETTQRLNDQIRISPVRVIDQDGEQLGVIPTAEALKLAMEANLDLVEVASDAKPPVCRIMDYGKLKYERKKKTSKNTKQHQVHLKEIRMRPKIGKHDIEFKLKSARKFLEQKDKVKFNIMFRGRENAHHELGRTILGEIQEKLSDLAKVEQAPSMASGRNMIMVLAPR; this comes from the coding sequence TTGATTCGATACAAGGAGAAACAAGCAATCGAAACAACGCAGAGACTTAATGACCAGATCCGGATCAGTCCGGTGCGGGTCATTGATCAAGACGGGGAACAACTCGGAGTGATCCCCACAGCGGAAGCATTGAAGTTAGCGATGGAGGCCAACCTGGATCTGGTGGAAGTGGCCTCAGACGCAAAGCCCCCCGTCTGTCGCATCATGGACTACGGGAAGCTGAAGTACGAGCGTAAAAAGAAGACCAGCAAAAACACCAAGCAGCATCAGGTGCATCTGAAAGAAATCCGGATGCGTCCGAAAATCGGCAAACATGACATTGAGTTCAAGCTGAAAAGCGCCCGGAAGTTTCTGGAGCAGAAAGACAAGGTCAAATTCAATATCATGTTCCGTGGTCGTGAAAACGCGCACCACGAACTCGGCCGAACTATCCTCGGAGAAATCCAGGAAAAGCTTTCCGATCTGGCAAAAGTGGAGCAGGCTCCCTCAATGGCCAGCGGTCGGAATATGATCATGGTGCTGGCTCCCAGGTAG